From Apium graveolens cultivar Ventura unplaced genomic scaffold, ASM990537v1 ctg8535, whole genome shotgun sequence:
TTCCTTCACTTCTACTCTTCTCCTTCCATTCCAACCCTCCCCTAGCTTTCAAGCTTCTCCAATGGATCTGATTTAAAGCTTCCGTTATTGCCTGTTTATCGCTTTCAAAAAAACTCTTACTTGTTTCCTTGTCTAGAATATCCTTGTATGCCCAAATGAAATGCTTAAGAATCTGCTCTCCAGCTTAACCTTCTTGCTTGTCTCAGCACTAAACCCCTTCTTAGCTACCTTCAACTCACCTTCCTTAGTCCCCTCATTTTGAAATTTTTTCCCGTTGGCAGCAACCCCATAGCTGTTAATCTTTGAGAGAGAAGACATTTTTTTGTTCAAGTTGTTAATCGTGATCGTCCAGAGTAAGCTGTTATTGAAATTAAAAAATTGGAAAATGTAAGATCAATCGAATCCGGCATAATAGTGTTTTTGCTCTATTAATctaagtttaaaaaaaataatttgccATGTTGTTATACTTGTAAGTATATAGTGTGTACTAAATTTTAATTGGTAGAATTGTTTTATGATTTGATGTTTATCATTAGGTTAAAAAAATGGTGCAAAAAGagatattataaataataatctatagacaaacacaagtaaatataaaatattataattagaGAAAATAAACTCACAAATTTGTAGAAATTACACTTAACAAGTTTTTTCTATCTTATTACAATAAACATAAAATTACTAGATCAAATATACatatttgtaaatattttttagaTAAACATACATATGTGTATATTTATTAAATCTTATAACTAAGATCTAAAAAAATAACGTGAGATTGTTGCATATAAATATGAATAGAGTTCAAATTAACACATAGTAATATTGTAAAATTATTATGTGGTTAGTTTTGGACTAAACATATAGTCATTGTTTTTTAATTGAGAGACATTTGCACACTGCACGGATTTTAAATATTGTATTTTCTTTAATAGTTTACATCTATTAAATTACAATTTTCCaaagtaattttttaaaaaagtaaAAACTCTAGAGCAAAAGAAAAACATTATCTTACATGTTAAGGGGGCGTGTCGTTTTTTACAATAATTTTATAATCATAAATATCaactatttatttaatattaaCCATGACAcaactattattttattattaatagaTTTTTTAACCTAAAATTTTTTCTCCAAGCATTTTTttaataatgatttttaaaaaactCTCCAAGCATTTATGTATAATAGTTTAACATTTTTAGAATCATAAgtttcaaaacaatttcaaaaatGTACATCGACTTTGTTAATTCAACTAACATAAAAGTTTTCTTAATCGAAGATTAAGTACGAGATACAATTACGAAATGATATATTTTCGGGTATAaaatttcacaaataaattttgcattttataataatatttctttttttaataaatcatacaaatttaaatttcttataattttttaaatttacagaaaaatcattatttttcatatttttgtATATTGCAAAATCATTATTTGAAAAATCAATAGTTTTTAATACTTTGATTATTGCAAGAAATTACATGTGCGAAGCACCGTGAAGATTACTAGTTAAAATAATTTGTGAACATTTTATTTTCCAATGAGCGGTGTAGAAAGGTCATCAAAATTTTGGACCTTAAAAAATATGGGGTCAAGAGAAGTCACTTATATGGACCTTGGGGTGGTCACACTTTTTATTATCCCTCCTTTTGAGACCATATCTGGTCACCTAGTTTAGGTATCAGGCCCGTTTAGCTTAAATCTAGAAACATCTAAACCTTTCTGGTAGTAGAGTAAAGATAtaaaaaaacaaattatttcaTTACAATGAACTTTAGGACAGATTTGGGGAAGAAAATCATAAATCACAAAAGAACTAAGATTGAGCACCTTAAGGAGAATTACCTATCGTTAATATTATCATTCACATCACCCAAGGATACATGTAGAGCTTCAGGTGTTTCAAAATTGAGGGGCTGCCAGTGATTGGGATGAGTTATGGAACAAATTTTTACCACCTGATATTAATCAAATTCTCAGGAGATCAATCTCCACCTTGACTTACACCACTAAAAAACAACTTTATTTTTTTCTCTGTGACTATGCTATCCTCCTGGACTATGGCAATGTGGTAATTCTCCTCAATTATTTCTCGATTTTATTATTGTTTACTAACTTTATTTTGGTgtattgtttttaatatttaatatttaacattttgatatattttatgttttatatcCTTGTCTATTAATTGTATTTCAATTAAGATagttttttttaaatattagatCCAGTATTTTTTCTCTAATATAAGTTTTAATTAAAATAGTTATATGTGTTTATTTTATATGTatgtaaaataataataatattaaatataatttcaataattatttcattaatgtaaagttttgtaataaggtttttaaaaataaaataggTATACTAAAGATTAAAGATGTATTTACTGTTAGAAAagattataaataaaaaattaaatatgtgTTTAATTAACATTAAGATACTTATacatattttaattaaaatatgatTATAAAATAATTGTTCCCCGTGAAAATTagtttaaaatataaaatattattttctttaatatttATTTGGGATTCCATTATTGGTATTTAATTAAGTGCTTATCATATGTCAAAGTTGGAAAATAATATATAGAAACAACTGAATGAAAGCTAAGATTATTCTTTTTAAGACTGGGATGGGATGACCAAAGTTTACCATGTGTATTACTCCATATATTTAAATTTTCTCATATATTTAAATTATTCCCTGTCATTTTTGCATTTTACATATTATAGATGTACCCTGATTAATGTAAGGacataaaaatttaaatattcttTATTTGTAATTAATGTTCTAAATTGACATATTTTCTTTCAATTTCTCCATTAAAAAAATTAGTGGTTTAGATGAATTATTTGTAACTATATGATTATTTATAACTATATGATTGGGAGTAAAGATTGGATAGTTGACAACCAAAAATTTACAATAATTTatccaaaaattataaataagtatTAGAAGTTAGAACTATTCATGATAATTTTTGAATTACTTATGTATTTATATCATGATAAAAGAGAATGGTTCATAATCTTTTATTTAAATTGTCTAATTACTTGATCTCATTATTGTTCTAACAGAGTTTTTGGTTTGATAAAGGAAGGGGAAAAAAATGTTTAATGGTAGCTGCTAGGCAGCTTGCCATTGTTCCTTGGTGGTGGCTGTGGTTATATGATAGTAACTCAAGATATGTCAATAATTATTGTTGCATTATTTACATACATGCAATGTACATTTTGCTAAATACTAATCTGTTCTAGCTACAAATACTTGTGTATCACTCTATATAATTCATAGTAACTTGTTATAAGTATTTTCTTTCTAGTATGACAAACTAATAAGTGTGGGAATTATGGTCAATGGTTGTAGCAAGAGGATTCACTATAGTTGGGAAAGTGTTAGCTTGTGTGTTGAGTTGTACAATAAAGTATTATATTTTCTGCATAACTCAATTGAAAAGAAGCATTTAGGTATCAGGGTGACAAGACAAATTAAGGGGTTGTTTAGAGTCACAACCCACAATaccaaaattttttaaaaattatgtatatattataaattttgcTTAATATTTTGATAAAAGATGTTATTAAAAGTATAAAATGGAATGCtttttttgaaaataaagtaGCAAAACAATATTATGAAGGGTATTTTTTCAAAATATGCACATTTTGTCtattaataataacattttaatAACAAAATTTTGAGCTAAGACAAACCTTTTTGTTAAAATTTGACAATCTCTTTAGGTATTGGCTTTTTTGGGCAAAAAAAATAACAGAAAATAGTAAAATAGTAATGCTAATAAAGGTGATTAAATACAGCATTATGCATATTTATTTCCTATATGAATGCAAATAAGAAGTCTATATTACATGTAGCCTATTACCTTAAATAATTTGAACAACTTCAACTCACCAGTCACACCCAACAAGCTAATTACAATTTAAAGATAAATCTAAACAATTTTATTTTAACTATTCTCGGATCTTCATTCGTGAATTCAAGTCAATTTTATGAAATGCAGGTCACATGACATTATCTTTAAAGGATGTAATCACTTTAGAAAATTACTGTTAAAAAGGATAGTATTGATAGAGAAAGTGTTAGTTCACCAAAATAAATCTTTATTAATATTTTTGATATGCACATATTttgatatttaatattttataatattattgatatacaaatattttatgaaaaaataatattttagatgTGTTTTAATAGTAGCATTAAAACTGCAAGGTCGTATTTTTCAAAAGCATACTTCCTCCACCTTTTTGGTAAAAAACACTTTTCTAATGAacagattttaaaattttaataaaataggATTTGAGCTAATTTTGAGCATAGTTTTGTGTGCAACAACTCCAAATTAGGGGTGTAATCGAGTTGAGCCGAGTCCTAGACTGTGGCTCGGCTCGAACTCAATAAAAATAGTTCAGGTTCGAGCTTTGAACTCGACCGGGCTTTTAATTTCAAGTAAAAAGTTCGGTAGGCTCGAGTTCGGTTTAAAAACTCGAATTTATTTcactaaatattaataaaaatttgaaatagGATGGTTCGGGTCAAGTTcgattaaataataaataaataatatataaaaaatataaaaatatttttataataaaaaaactGAAAATAATAGGGACTCAATAAGGCTCGACCCTTACGAGCCGAGTAATCGGAAGTTCGAACTCGACTTGGTTACAAATTTGAAAAACTTGAGCTCGAACTCGTGCTCGGCTCGATTAATTCCTAGCCGAATTGGAATTTTTCACGAGCCGAGTTTGAGTTACTCACGAACAGTTTGACTAGTTTACACGTACTCCGAACGCATGGTAAGTGATGAATATGATTAAAGCCGTCCTCTCATCGCATGTATCATGTATTCATGCCTCAATGTATTATCATGTGAACAGATTTTCAGAGGAGGTTGATGTACTTGACAAGGGGCGGTGTGTTGATATTCGTGGAAAAATGAAAATTGGAATGTTGTCTCCTCACACCACGTATGAAACATATCTTGTCTTTAAAATATATGAGGATGCCTGCGGACTTGATTCGGCAAAGACATCCATTAGATTTGTTAATGAAAGAGAGGAGGTGCCTGATGATGAAGCTAGCACAGGTTATCCTGATCTAAGAACATCTGCACACAACATTGAGCAACGAAATGGAGAGCTTAGTCGGTGGAGGAAGGACGAATGGATGGAGATTAAGATCGCAGAGTTTGAGACTGGTGCAagagatgatgatgatgaggtgGAGACGCGATTTATGTCAACTGATACAAATGTACTCAAGGCTGGCCTTATCGTACAAGGTTTCGAGTTTAGGCCTAAACAACCCATGGCAGTTGTTTAATGAATTTATCTGTTGGCATGCTTTATTTTGTCTTTAAAAAAAATTTTCATGTAATATGAATTATCTGTTATTTGAAGGATGTTGATGAATTATGTTTTATGTAAAATTTAAGGGTTTTAAGACATTGTTGTTTGTATTATGGTGTGTCCAATTTTAAGGCCCATATCATAACCGAATACAGTTTCCTTTATTTAGGCCATCTccaattataaatttattttataatactTTCATCTCCAATATTTCACCTTTTTAACTTGAATCACTATTTTATTTCCAATCATGACTTTAAATATAATTTCAAATTTATTTCAaacatcattataattacatacAGCGTACACAATCCCTCATTACACATCATGAGgtatgtgttattttattatttaatatagcATAATAACTCGTGCGAGGCATGGGTCATTTTCTAGAATTATAATGTTCTTCATTATTTTTTTTATGTAAATCTTGTACAATGTCTAActtatatcaaatacaagttttgtttatcaatgtgtattattttaataaaagacAATAACAAAATAGATATGTATTACGATATCATAAAAGTatataaatagataaatattcatAAATGAATTGTGATATGTATATTGGTTttcattaaaataaaataatatataaaaattaccTGGCCTGGCtaaacaaaattattttattgatcaaatcttaaataaaaattaaaaaactaaaaataataaaataaaataataaaataaaacattatATAATTACCCATCCTGgctaaataaaattatattattgaagaATCAGgctaaaaaataatatatattattgatCCCACTAAAAACATTATATTATTGGACCGgactataacaaaataaaaatttgaaaggaaaTCTGCGGAATcaatataatgtcatcaaactaaaataaaattgcCTCAGTTGGTTAAAAAAGGGATTACTATTCTCTTGG
This genomic window contains:
- the LOC141705092 gene encoding F-box protein PP2-B15-like, with amino-acid sequence MYYHVNRFSEEVDVLDKGRCVDIRGKMKIGMLSPHTTYETYLVFKIYEDACGLDSAKTSIRFVNEREEVPDDEASTGYPDLRTSAHNIEQRNGELSRWRKDEWMEIKIAEFETGARDDDDEVETRFMSTDTNVLKAGLIVQGFEFRPKQPMAVV